Within the Populus trichocarpa isolate Nisqually-1 chromosome 14, P.trichocarpa_v4.1, whole genome shotgun sequence genome, the region TAGGGATTCTTGAATTTCTCCAAGTTGGCACTTTATTTGTTAAGAGTGACAGTGAAAGAGTTGGATTTTGATATTTGTTAAGAGTGACAGTGAAAGAGTTGGATTTTGATGTTGGAAAAATTTCAGGGAGGCCACCTTACATGTCTTCTCACTTCATCCTTATGAATAAACATTGCACCTGGAATTTCAGAACGTATACAGCTAGAAGATTGTCTTACGAAGTGTAGAAGTTGATATATTTCTTGCTCAAGATTAGTTATTCTTCTAGACATGGCATCACTCTCATGATTAATGATCCCTGAAATGCTACATCGTTCTTTGTAGTAGAAACAGATTGTGAAAATTTTCGAGACAACATTGCGAGCAAGGGTTATAGGCTAATGATGCCATCTGACACATTATATGATTCAGACCTGACAATATCTCTGCTTCAATAAATATggatgttagagaataataaaaatcatacctTGGGGTCtcatttaatagtttaagcctttaggttgagatggttctttaacatggtatcaaaaCCTTGTTGActaattctatttgataaaaattaattacaaaggTAGTGTGGGCAACATTGCTTATGTTACTTTGAAGATAAACAAGTACTTGATTTTACTTCGAAGCTTTAAGTCTTAAATTGTGGATTTATCTCCGTTTCCATTTATTTCTAGTgctgaattttgattttatgcaGAGATGGTAGTGAAATATCGACACGAGATTTGCAGAAAATTGTTCAAGCTTTGCCGAAATACAACGAACAAGTTGAGAAACTAACACTTCACATTGAGGTTTGcttcttctttaattctcaTACCATTGCAATGGTTGATTTTGTACTTCAGTGAGAAGGATACAATGAATGGTTCGAATTACAGTCATGTTATGCTTCCTtctgattttgtttaattaattactgTAAGTATAGATTGCTGGAAAAATTAACAGCGTTATCAGAGAATTGGGACTTCGAGATCTTGGGCAACTGGAGCAGGATCTTGTTTTTGGGGATGCAGGAGCTAAGGATGTTATCAGCTTTTTAAGGACGAAGCAGGTGATGAAGCATGGAATTTTGATCAGATAAGATTTATGCATCTAACATTCTAGGTTGTGTGACTTGAATTTCTTACACTTCTCTCATGCAGGATGCATCTCCTGAAAATAAGCTGCGTTTGTTGATGATCTATGCATGTGTGTATCCTGAGAAATTTGAGGGTGACAAAGCTTCAAAGTTAATGCAGGTAGCTGCAGAGTTTAGCTTACAAAACTCTCTACATGAAAGTGACACGAATACATACAATGGCATTATTAGTGATGAATGCAACGCTATGTCTTATTGCATGAGTCTATTCGTGTcactttcatttgattttttttctttggcatCTAGCGTAACTCTTTTGGAAATGATGTGCATGATAAATGCTAGTGgtaatatttttagattcatCGGTTGCCGTGTAAAAGTATGGAcaaattattacaaaataacagtacaaaaagaagtaaatattTAATCCTGCTAGCTATAATCATTGATCACGATTTATGTCTCAACTCTAACGTGAGACTGACTGATGTTTTCCCTCTGGAATTTGTTAAAGctcttctctcctctttcttATCAGTCTACAATGAGAAATGGATGGGAATTTTAATGTTGTGGCAGCAATTTTTAATGTTGTTCCAGTTAAAcaattttcttctaattatttTCCATCATTCAGCTGGCCAGGTTATCAAATGAGGATATGAAGGTTGTTAATAATATGAAATTGCTTGGGGGTTCATCTGAGACCAAAAAGACATCAGGTGGTTTCTCTCTCAAGTTTGATAACCAGAAGGTACATAAGTGCATGCAGTTGAGATGCTTACTAAAGTTGAGTGGTAGGTTGCCAATGTGATGTCTAATTGATGACAAATTTGGTTCTCAGACAAAGCAAGCAGCTAGAAAGGACCGAACTGATGAGGAAGAAACGTGGCAACTCTTCCGATTTTATCCTGTGCTGGAGGTATGATTTAAATCATGCAACAGTGTCCATATTCGTGTGCCTTATTGTAATGATTGTCATGGTGCTCTGAGGAAGGGTCAAAATGGTTGgatattatagaatttttttttttttcctgttgtgAGGCATCATTTCCAGCTTGTTTAAAATAGATCCtaaataatcatgattttttcttttttctttttcctataaTTTTTGTATTGAGTAATATCAAGAATGAACGTTGCCAGTTTTTTCATGTAGCAACATACTTGATCTGCCAATAGTACCTATGGTGATGCTCCTTGTGTATCATCTGGTATAACTCAGCTAACTGAGAATGCCCACTATCCATGTTCTTTAGTGGACTGAGGGCAATGCTTAATTGACTATCTGATTGGTGTCTTCTAAATGGTTATATTTTCGAAGCTGTGTAGTTTTGTTGCTTGTGTTGTAAAATGAAATCTGTTGTTATGTTAACAGAAAAGAGAACAATGCTTGTGTTATTatgtatataattaaattgtatgCATCCTATTTCATGATTTCTTTCTCAGGAGCTCCTTGAAAAACTCAGCAAACGTGAATTGCCAAAGAATGAGTATTCGTGTATGAATGATCCAAGTTCAACTGACCAAGAGAGAACAAAGAGAGGATCAGTACGGAAGAGTCATGCTTCACCTGCTCCAGCTGTTCCAGAAAGAAAAGCTCCTGCACAATCAATGAGATCAAGAAGAACTGCAACTTGGGCACGAACTAGTAATTCTGATGATGGATATTCAAGGTACAATGGCAGCCCTTACAATTTAAATGTCATTTGTTTGGTTCACACATCCCACTGACTTTTATTTCCaggatattttaattgtttcccGACCGAATATCATCTGTAAcacattttttatgtattatgGTTGTGATAGATAACTCTTGATAGCAGCTTAGATTTCTTCTGCATCGGTTGGATGTTAATGTTACGTTCAAGCTCCATTATGCTTGAATTTTTCTCAGCACTCTTCCCTGGCCTTTTGCAGTGATTCAGTCTTGAAGAGCGCCGCAAGAGAGTTCAAGAAAATGGGACAGcgtatttttgttttcatcattgGTGGTGCAACTCGTTCAGAGGTAAAAATTTGTTGGGCAGTTCTAAGTTTGAAGATGATAATTGGATATCACCTGATAGTTGGATATCAACTCGTGCAGGAGTTTGGGATCTTTACTAATGCCTTTATGACCATAATTGTTGTCAGCTGCGAGCATGTCACAAGCTTACAACAAAACTGGGGAGAGAAATTGTTCTAGGTTGTTCTAGTTTGGATGATCCTCCACAATATATCACGGTACCATGtgcttatttatcatttttatttccaaataaTTATTGGCAATAATATGTTTGGATGCTCTAGAATCAGAATTTAGACCATGCCACTCCAGCCACTATCTATCTCGAATGTCcacatccaagttttaattctTGGCTtctattccattttttttttgcctctcCTTCAATTTTATAGCACGCTGTGCAGTGAGAATAGTGGTGAAATCATATTAAGTTTCAAGTATTTTTCCAGCTGCTCATTGATTTTCTGAACATGACAGAAACTGAAGCTGCTGTCGGAAACAGAA harbors:
- the LOC7464859 gene encoding protein transport Sec1a isoform X2, with the protein product MLYISSSHRKKTCSVVMFLSDMSGREPLYKKAYVFFSSSVPKELVNHIKCDTSVLPRIGALREMNLEYFPIDNQAFITDHEGALGELYGKNVENSRRFDACLNTMATRIATVFASLNELPFVRYRAAKATDDSTETFRDSIPAKLAAGVFNNLLKYKCIPNFPQTETCELLILDRSIDQIAPVIHEWTYDAMCHDLLEMDGNKYVVELPSKTGGSPEKKEVLLEDQDLVWRELRHAHIADASERLHDKMTNFVSKNKAAQMQQSARDGSEISTRDLQKIVQALPKYNEQVEKLTLHIEIAGKINSVIRELGLRDLGQLEQDLVFGDAGAKDVISFLRTKQDASPENKLRLLMIYACVYPEKFEGDKASKLMQLARLSNEDMKVVNNMKLLGGSSETKKTSGGFSLKFDNQKTKQAARKDRTDEEETWQLFRFYPVLEELLEKLSKRELPKNEYSCMNDPSSTDQERTKRGSVRKSHASPAPAVPERKAPAQSMRSRRTATWARTSNSDDGYSSDSVLKSAAREFKKMGQRIFVFIIGGATRSELRACHKLTTKLGREIVLGCSSLDDPPQYITKLKLLSETEISTEVLRF